Proteins encoded within one genomic window of Calonectris borealis chromosome 1, bCalBor7.hap1.2, whole genome shotgun sequence:
- the REP15 gene encoding rab15 effector protein — translation MWEQPPPAQKMGQKVSHEDNQENKAETLVICEVFSQGVVHASQRLKDYLGFVDPQSKFQPATNTLSEIFLVNFISFCVEKGVEERITTSKMTKQQSSLFGVDWIWTLSGADKQIKLQIAVQALQLAELFRSEGGPAEAVEDCCREAVLADGRFQNRSRFEKLAEFCRLVGRDCLGLFIMFGVPGKPKDIRGVMLDSIAREEQKCRLSGRNALRQFVTSTDSFLPTKDMLENCLGAKNGPKEVGNVYINFL, via the coding sequence ATGTGGGAACAACCTCCTCCTGCACAGAAAATGGGCCAGAAGGTCTCACACGAGGACAACCAGGAGAACAAGGCTGAAACTCTAGTCATCTGCGAAGTCTTCAGCCAAGGCGTGGTCCATGCATCTCAAAGGCTGAAGGACTACCTTGGTTTCGTGGATCCTCAGAGCAAATTCCAGCCAGCCACAAACACACTGAGCGAGATCTTTTTGGTCAACTTCATCAGCTTCTGTGTGGAAAAGGGAGTGGAGGAACGTATCACAACCAGCAAAATGACCAAGCAGCAGTCCTCCCTGTTCGGGGTGGACTGGATCTGGACTCTGTCTGGAGCTGACAAGCAAATCAAACTTCAGATCGCCGTGCAGGCTTTGCAGCTGGCCGAGCTTTTCCGCAGCGAAGGCGGCCCCGCTGAGGCGGTGGAGGACTGCTGCCGGGAAGCCGTGCTGGCAGACGGACGCTTCCAGAACAGGAGCAGGTTTGAGAAGCTGGCGGAGTTCTGCCGCCTGGTGGGACGGGACTGCCTGGGCTTGTTCATCATGTTCGGTGTGCCAGGGAAGCCCAAGGACATCCGAGGAGTCATGCTAGACAGCATTGCCAGGGAGGAGCAAAAATGCCGCCTGTCGGGCAGGAACGCGCTACGGCAATTTGTCACCAGTACTGACAGCTTCCTGCCCACAAAAGACATGCTGGAAAACTGCCTTGGTGCAAAAAATGGACCGAAGGAGGTGGGCAATGTGTACATAAACTTTCTGTAA